The following are encoded in a window of Mycobacteriales bacterium genomic DNA:
- a CDS encoding ROK family protein yields MSTAATWAVVGLDNGGTNNNATALDSTGRFLVDHLVETPSFVQEGPEIAVEALVQALENVLKVTGMARSSVRAVGLDTPGPASADGVISSKGATNFSQLAWRGFDFRGALQERIGLPVIYNNDGNAAALYAHHSHFGAQSAARSSISAIVGTGLGGGVIESGQVVRGAAGMAGELGHVHIPMHGLLEEGQPIPACNCGSVGDVESIASLCGIENNLLPYWLTRFEGHELGAVESTAKAARNVRGLGESGDALARKIFEQQAMALGRLFSIAANYSDPHAYFLGGGVVETAPAFREWFLAKVREHTALREEQERVATFALVPDLDMAGARGSAVAAYESLADR; encoded by the coding sequence ATGAGCACAGCAGCGACCTGGGCCGTCGTCGGACTCGACAACGGCGGGACCAACAACAACGCGACCGCACTCGACTCGACCGGCCGGTTCCTCGTGGACCATCTGGTCGAGACACCCAGCTTCGTCCAGGAAGGGCCGGAGATCGCGGTCGAGGCCCTCGTGCAGGCCCTGGAGAACGTCCTCAAGGTGACCGGGATGGCCAGGTCATCGGTGCGGGCGGTCGGCCTGGACACCCCGGGGCCGGCCAGCGCCGACGGCGTGATCTCGTCGAAGGGCGCCACGAACTTCTCCCAACTCGCGTGGCGCGGATTCGACTTCCGCGGCGCCCTGCAGGAGCGGATCGGACTGCCGGTCATCTACAACAACGACGGGAACGCCGCGGCACTTTACGCACATCACTCGCATTTCGGTGCCCAGTCGGCGGCCCGGTCGTCCATCTCGGCGATCGTGGGAACCGGCCTCGGGGGCGGGGTGATCGAATCCGGGCAGGTCGTCCGGGGCGCCGCGGGGATGGCCGGCGAACTGGGCCACGTCCACATTCCGATGCACGGTCTGCTCGAAGAGGGCCAGCCGATTCCGGCCTGCAACTGTGGCTCGGTCGGGGATGTGGAGAGCATCGCGTCGCTGTGCGGCATCGAGAACAACCTGCTCCCCTACTGGCTGACGCGCTTCGAGGGCCACGAGCTCGGCGCGGTCGAATCCACGGCCAAGGCGGCGCGGAATGTCCGGGGGTTGGGGGAAAGCGGCGACGCGCTGGCCCGCAAGATCTTCGAGCAGCAGGCCATGGCTCTCGGCCGGCTGTTCAGCATCGCCGCCAACTACAGCGACCCGCATGCCTACTTCCTGGGCGGCGGAGTCGTGGAGACCGCCCCGGCGTTCCGGGAGTGGTTCCTCGCCAAGGTGCGGGAGCACACCGCACTGCGGGAGGAGCAGGAACGGGTCGCCACCTTCGCGCTGGTCCCGGATCTGGACATGGCCGGCGCCCGGGGTTCCGCCGTCGCCGCCTACGAGTCCCTGGCCGACCGCTGA